The following DNA comes from Pirellulales bacterium.
GGGCGCCCGCCGTCTGATCGGCAGGGCGCGGGTTGGCGGCGTTCGAGTTCTTATCGCTCATGGCGGTTCCCATGTCGCTTTGCTCCGCAAAGAGTGGTGTGGGAATCGCGCCCGCGCGAAAAAAAAGCCGCACAGGCGCTGTGGCGCACGTGCGGCTTCTCTTTGGGCTAGTGGTTGGACCGCTGGTTCGGGCTTGGCCGATCCGACGCGGTGGCACTTTAGCAGAGGAAGGCTGCAAGCGGCCGCAAATCCCAGTCTCAGCATCTTAATGCCCCAGGACACCCGCCGCAAGAGACTGTTCGGAGACCAGGAGTGGGCAGTGGGCGAATGACAAATCGTTGCGCGTCTTCGCACTTCAACCCCGAGTAGACGTTGGTGACCATCGGCAAGAAAGCGCATGTCACTGCCTGCTGGATTCTGCCGTAAAGGCGTGGCAGAATGGAGCCTGTGCCTGTTGGACCGTGGGTTTCGCGGTCGGCGGCGCGGGGAGCCCTGCCCAATGCGGCCGCTCAACGAACTTCATCGCCTTGGTCGTGTGCCAGTCTGGCTGGCATCGTGGGTGGTCGTTCTTAGTGGAACTCCGGCCTTCCTCTCGGCCGCCCCCCCGCAGTCGGGCGCCGTGCCACGTCCGCCGGTAAAGGTGCGGGCGTTGCGTCCGTCGGTGCCGGAGACGCCGGCTGCCAAGGCCGCTCAGGGACAGCGCCGCGAGCTGCGTCCCGAGGAACTTGTGGCCCTCTTGGGGCACGACTCGTTCGATATCCGGCAGCGGGCGTCGGCGGCCCTTTCAAAGCTGGGTTCCGCGGCCAAGCCCGCCTTGCTGGCGGGCCTCGAGAGCGATGACGCCGAGGTGCGAAGCCGCTGCCGGCGGGTGCTGGCGGTCGTGCTCGAGGTCGACCATCGCGAGCAGCTCGAGGCGTTTGCCGCCGATCGCGAGGGCAAGTTGAAGGTCGACCTGCCCGGCTGGCAGCGTTTCAAGCAATTGGCCGGCGAGGATCGTGGCGCCCGGTCTCTCTTTGCCGAGATGCACCGTTACGAGCCCTATCTGCTCGAGGCGGTAGACGATAGCTCCGGGGCCGCGCAGGAAATGTTCCTCGCGCGGTGCGAGCAGATTCAGCGTGGCATGATCGATCCCGATCCGCGCGTTCGGCAGCAAGCGACGCTGGGGACGGTGGCGGCACTCTACTTCGCTGCCTCGAATCCGAGCTTGCCCGTTTCGGACGAGGTCATCTCCTACTTGCACAACTTCAGTTACCAGCCGAGCTTTCAGCAGGCAATGCAGCAGTCGGCCAAGCGCAACGACGCCTACGCTCTGCGCCAAGTGGTGGGGGCGTGGGTCTCGCGCGAGGGGACGGCGTCGAGCTATCAGAACTACATGCTCGCGCTGCGCTACGATCTCGAGGAAGCATTGCCGCCGGCCCTGGCCGCGCTCGAACAAACCGAAGCGTCGTCGCCGGTCGTGCAATACGCGCTACTGGTAACGGGACGTTTCGGCGATACGAGCCACCTGCCGATCATCGAAGCGCATCTCGACGACACGCAGATCTGCGGCGTGCTGCAGGATGGCAAGGGGCAGTTCCCTATGGAGCTGCGCGATCTGGCCTTGGCCGTGGCGGTCCACCTGGCGGCGCAAGATCACGCCGAGTTCGGCTTCTCGTCCGTGCGGCGGAATCATCAGATGCTCTTCGTGTTGAACACGGTGGGCTTCCACAGCGCGGCCGATCGCGACGCGGCGCTGGCCAAATGGCGCGCTTGGCGCCAATCGCATCGCGGCGAAACGCCCATATCCACCTCTTCCGCGCGGTGAAATCGCGTTGCCGGCCGGCAACGCGCATCGGAGGCGGAATTCTCCGGGATGGGAACTCCTACGGTGCCTGCACGCGCGGTTGCAGTGTACGCCGCGTACGCCAGAAAGAGAATCGCAAGCCAAAAGGCATGGGGAGGCCTGCGACCTGCGCCAACCTCGGCGCATAAAATAAGCCCTGGGAGGGGCGAGGGAAGCAGGGGAAAAGAGGTGCCCTCC
Coding sequences within:
- a CDS encoding HEAT repeat domain-containing protein, translated to MVVLSGTPAFLSAAPPQSGAVPRPPVKVRALRPSVPETPAAKAAQGQRRELRPEELVALLGHDSFDIRQRASAALSKLGSAAKPALLAGLESDDAEVRSRCRRVLAVVLEVDHREQLEAFAADREGKLKVDLPGWQRFKQLAGEDRGARSLFAEMHRYEPYLLEAVDDSSGAAQEMFLARCEQIQRGMIDPDPRVRQQATLGTVAALYFAASNPSLPVSDEVISYLHNFSYQPSFQQAMQQSAKRNDAYALRQVVGAWVSREGTASSYQNYMLALRYDLEEALPPALAALEQTEASSPVVQYALLVTGRFGDTSHLPIIEAHLDDTQICGVLQDGKGQFPMELRDLALAVAVHLAAQDHAEFGFSSVRRNHQMLFVLNTVGFHSAADRDAALAKWRAWRQSHRGETPISTSSAR